Proteins co-encoded in one Pseudochaenichthys georgianus chromosome 22, fPseGeo1.2, whole genome shotgun sequence genomic window:
- the LOC117467852 gene encoding uncharacterized protein C14orf132 isoform X2 gives MIEIPVMTGAFMDSSPNDDYSGEHSLFNSSASVHAAASAASVHGQQDESQSMSSDAIWLWIAIIATIGNIVVVGVVYAFTF, from the exons ATGATAGAG ATCCCAGTGATGACGGGGGCCTTCATGGACTCCTCGCCCAATGACGACTACAGCGGCGAGCATTCACTCTTCAACTCCTCGGCCAGCGTGCATGCCGCAGCCTCCGCCGCCTCGGTACACGGCCAGCAGGACGAGTCGCAGTCCATGTCCAGCGATGCCATCTGGCTGTGGATTGCCATCATCGCCACCATCGGAAACATTGTGGTGGTTGGCGTTGTCTATGCCTTCACTTTCTGA
- the LOC117467852 gene encoding uncharacterized protein C14orf132 isoform X1, whose product MDLSFIAAQIPVMTGAFMDSSPNDDYSGEHSLFNSSASVHAAASAASVHGQQDESQSMSSDAIWLWIAIIATIGNIVVVGVVYAFTF is encoded by the coding sequence ATCCCAGTGATGACGGGGGCCTTCATGGACTCCTCGCCCAATGACGACTACAGCGGCGAGCATTCACTCTTCAACTCCTCGGCCAGCGTGCATGCCGCAGCCTCCGCCGCCTCGGTACACGGCCAGCAGGACGAGTCGCAGTCCATGTCCAGCGATGCCATCTGGCTGTGGATTGCCATCATCGCCACCATCGGAAACATTGTGGTGGTTGGCGTTGTCTATGCCTTCACTTTCTGA